CGGTGAACTCGTCCATCACCGGGGCGCAGATCTCCTTGCCCGCTCGGGTGAGGACGGCCTTGGCCATGACGTCGACGTCCTCGCCCTGGTAGCCGCCGGGCGCGAGGACGCCGCCGTTGGCGCGGTAGTAGTCGTACCACGAGGAGATCGCGGCGATCGGGACGATCGTCTTGAGTCCTTCGACGCCGGTGGCGGCGACCTGGTTGGGCAGCGTGCCGTTGTAGGAGACGCCGATCATGCCGACGCTGCCGGTGGACCAGGAGGCGCTGACGGGGTTGCCCGCGGCGTCGAAGCCCTTGGCTCTGCCGTTCAGCCAGTCGATGACGGCCTTGGGGCCGGCGCTCTCCTGCGCGTCGCCGACGGTCGGGCAGCCGGTGGACCTGCCGCTGCCGAGGCTCTCCACCCTGGCCACGGCGTAGCCGCGGGGGACGAAGTAGTTGTCGTAGTAGCCGGGGAAGGTCTCGACCGCGGCCTTGGTCTCAGCGGCGAGCAGGCCGGGCAGCGGGTTGCCGTTCTCGTCGACGTCCACCTTGTGGTTGGGGATGCTGCCGTCGATGCCCGCGTAGTAGGGGCTCGACTCCATGATGATCGGGACCTTGAGCCCCGTCTCGGTCTCCTTGGGGCGCAGGAAGTCGGCCGCGACCCTGTCGTTCTTGCCGTCGCGGTCGCTGTCGACGCCCTCGACCTCCACGTACACCGTCTGCTTGATCGCGTCGGCGCGGGAGTAGATGGGCTGGGTCGGGCCTGTGGGGGTGGCGGATAAGGCGGGGCCGGCTCCCGCTGCCGCGAGTAACGCGGCGGTCAGCGGGATGACGAGCATGCGCATGAGGGGTACTCCCGGTGGTATGTGAAATTTCTAGCCATACAACGAAATCTTCGGCTTGACGGCAAGATCTTGACTTGGGGCAAACTTCGGTAAAGCCGTGTTGAGGCGGCTATACCCAGCACATAAGCTGCAGGTCAGGGCACCTCCACGCCGCTCCCAGGTCACAGACGCGACTGATGTCGATAACGGAGCGGTTGCGGACCTGTGTGCCGGTTTGGTCTGTCCTGGCCAAACAACTATCTTCCGTGCAGGGTTGCCGTGCGTTTCTTCGCGCGTGCGATGAAGGTTGGACGGCGGGGAAATGGAAGGAGTCGCCTTGCTCAGCAAGCGATTCGGCAAGATTGCGGTCGGCACCGTCGCTGGTGCCATGCTCATGGCGGCCGCGGCATGTGGTGGTGGCGGCAGCACGGGCGCGACCAGTTCAGCGGCTCCCAGCGCGGGTGCCGGCAGCGAGCCGGCGAAGGCCAGCGGGCTGAAGGTCGGACTCGCCTTCGACGTCGGCGGCCGGGGTGACAAGTCCTTCAACGACGCCGCCTACGCGGGTCTCGAGCAGGCTCAGAAGGAGCTCGGCGCCGACATCAAGGAGCTCAGCCCCGCGGGCGACGGCTCCAACCGCGGTGAGCTGCTCCGCCAGCTGGCCGAGGCGGGCTACAACCCCATCATCGGTGTCGGCTTCGCCTACGGCGAGGACATCAAGAAGGCGGCCCAGGAGTACCCGGACATCGAGTTCGCGGTCGTCGACTCCGCCTCCAACGCCCCGAACGTGACCGGTCTGCTGTTCGCCGAGGAGCAGGGCTCCTACCTGGCGGGCGTCGCGGCCGCGCTGAAGAGCAAGGCCGGCCACGTCGGCTTCGTCGGCGGTGTCGAGAACGACCTGATCAAGAAGTTCGAGGCGGGCTTCTCCGCCGGTGTCAAGGCCACCAAGCCCGACACCAAGGTCGACGTCAAGTACCTCACCCCCGACGGTGACTTCAGCGGCTTCAAGGCCCCCGACAAGGGCAAGATCGCGGCCGAGAAGATGTACCAGGACGGCGCGGACATCGTCTACCAGGCCGCCGGCGACTCCGGCACCGGTGTCTTCCAGGCCGCGGCCGCGGCCAAGAAGCAGGCCATCGGCGTCGACTCCGACCAGCGTCTGACGGTCAAGGAGGCCGACCTCCAGGCGGTCATCATGACCTCGATGATCAAGCGCGTCGACGTCGGCGTGTTCGAGTTCATCAAGGCCTTCCAGGGCGGCGCCAAGGGCGGCAAGAACGACGTCTACGACCTCAAGGTCGACGGTGTCGGCCTGTCCACCACCGGTGGCGAGATCGACGACATCAAGGAGCAGATCGACGCCGCGAAGAAGAAGATCGTGGACGGCGAGATCACCGTTCCGAGCAAGCCGTAATCTGGGTAGACACCCAAGAGGACATTGAGGGCCCGGGGGCGCTCCCCCCGGGCCTTCGCTCTATCCCGGCTCTCCAGGAGACCGTATGAGCTCGGACACCCTCGCCCCGGCGAAACCCGCCGTCGAGCTGGAGGGCATCACCAAGCGCTTTCCCGGCGTCGTCGCCAACCATGACATCCGCATCACCATCCAGGCAGGCACCGTTCACGCCATCTGCGGTGAGAACGGCGCGGGCAAGTCCACCCTGATGAAGATCCTGTACGGCATGCAGAAGCCGGACGAGGGCCAGATCAGGGTGAACGGCAACGATGTCAGCTTCCGCACGCCGAGCGACGCCATCGCGACCGGCATCGGCATGGTGCACCAGCACTTCATGCTCGCCGACAACCTCACCGTGCTGGAGAACATCGTTCTCGGCGCGGAGCCGAGGTCCGGCGGCCGTCTCGACGTGGCAGGCGCGCGCAGGCGCATCAGCGAGCTGGCCGAGGCACACGGCCTGCGCGTCGATCCCGACCGGCTGGTCGAGGATCTCGGCGTCGGCGACCGCCAGCGGGTGGAGATCCTCAAGGTCCTCTACCGGGGCGCCCGCATCCTCATCCTCGACGAGCCGACCGCGGTGCTCGTGCCGCAGGAGGTCGACGAGCTCTTCGAGAACCTGCGCGAGCTCAAGGCCGAGGGCCTGACGGTCATCTTCATCTCTCACAAGCTCGACGAGGTGCTCAGCATCGCCGACGAGATCACCGTGATCCGTCGCGGCACCACGGTCGCGACCGTGCCCCGTAGCCAGGTCACCAGCGCCCGCCAGTTGGCGGAGATGATGGTCGGCACCGAGCTGCCCACCCCCGAGACGCGCGAGTCCACGGTCACCGACACGGTCGAGCTCCGCGTCGAGGGCCTCACCATGGAGGCCGAGGGCTTCCGGCCGCTGCCCCGTGGTGCCGACCTGCGCGAGTTCCTCAGCGGCAGGCGTCTCCTGCTCGACGACGTCTCCTTCGAGATCCGCAAGGGCGAGATCGTCGGCATCGCGGGCGTCGAGGGCAACGGCCAGTCCGAGCTGATCGAGGCGATCATGGGCATGCGCCAGGCGCACGGCCGGATCACGCTCGGCGCCGAGGACATCAGTGAGTGGACCACGCTCAGGCGCCGCGAGGCGGGCATCGGCTACATCCCCGAGGACCGGCACCGCCAGGGCCTGCTGCTGGAAGCGTCGCTCTGGGAGAACCGGGTGCTCGGCCACCAGACCAGGAAGCCCGCGCGCAAGGGCATCTGGATCGACAGGAAGGCCTCGAAGGCCGACACCGAGCGCATCGTCAAGGACTACGACGTGCGCACGCCGAGCGTCGAGACGCTGGCGCTGGCCCTGTCGGGCGGCAACCAGCAGAAGCTGATCGTCGGCAGGGAGATGAGCGGCGAGCCGTCGTTCCTCATCGCCGCCCACCCGACCAGAGGCGTGGACGTCGGCGCCCAGGCGGCCATCTGGGACCACCTGCGCGAGGCCAGGGCCGCGGGCCTGGCCGTGCTGCTGATCTCGGCGGACCTGGACGAGCTGATCGGCCTGTCGGACACGCTCTATGTGATCTTCAGGGGCAGGC
This window of the Nonomuraea africana genome carries:
- a CDS encoding BMP family lipoprotein, whose product is MLSKRFGKIAVGTVAGAMLMAAAACGGGGSTGATSSAAPSAGAGSEPAKASGLKVGLAFDVGGRGDKSFNDAAYAGLEQAQKELGADIKELSPAGDGSNRGELLRQLAEAGYNPIIGVGFAYGEDIKKAAQEYPDIEFAVVDSASNAPNVTGLLFAEEQGSYLAGVAAALKSKAGHVGFVGGVENDLIKKFEAGFSAGVKATKPDTKVDVKYLTPDGDFSGFKAPDKGKIAAEKMYQDGADIVYQAAGDSGTGVFQAAAAAKKQAIGVDSDQRLTVKEADLQAVIMTSMIKRVDVGVFEFIKAFQGGAKGGKNDVYDLKVDGVGLSTTGGEIDDIKEQIDAAKKKIVDGEITVPSKP
- a CDS encoding ABC transporter ATP-binding protein, producing MSSDTLAPAKPAVELEGITKRFPGVVANHDIRITIQAGTVHAICGENGAGKSTLMKILYGMQKPDEGQIRVNGNDVSFRTPSDAIATGIGMVHQHFMLADNLTVLENIVLGAEPRSGGRLDVAGARRRISELAEAHGLRVDPDRLVEDLGVGDRQRVEILKVLYRGARILILDEPTAVLVPQEVDELFENLRELKAEGLTVIFISHKLDEVLSIADEITVIRRGTTVATVPRSQVTSARQLAEMMVGTELPTPETRESTVTDTVELRVEGLTMEAEGFRPLPRGADLREFLSGRRLLLDDVSFEIRKGEIVGIAGVEGNGQSELIEAIMGMRQAHGRITLGAEDISEWTTLRRREAGIGYIPEDRHRQGLLLEASLWENRVLGHQTRKPARKGIWIDRKASKADTERIVKDYDVRTPSVETLALALSGGNQQKLIVGREMSGEPSFLIAAHPTRGVDVGAQAAIWDHLREARAAGLAVLLISADLDELIGLSDTLYVIFRGRLVSKLDPAHVSPEQLGGYMTGAITEEGS